ATACATAAGAGTCATGAGAAAAATACAGCCAGCaaacagttagcttagcacaaagactgaaagcagggggaaacagctagcctggctctgtccaaagctaACACAATCTGCCTGCCAACACCTCTAaatctcactaattaacacattatatgtAAGTGTAAAATGACATTTGCTGGCTATTTCTTGGCTCTGAACAGTAACTTCCTGGAAtctctgctggttgcctggcaacatctcccagccaagaaatagtctggtTTATAATCCCCCGTAAAACAGTGAATTgatgtttttacactttggcaCTTTTGTATGAATTAAACAAACACGATAATTAGTCAGAGGTGTTGGAGTTTCTCTGTTTaaagtctttgtgctaagctaagctaaccagctgatggCTGTAGCTTTACAgtatatttaccatacagacatgGCAATGGTATAAATCTCCTCATCTAACTCAACGGTGGGAAagtgaataaccctatttcCCAAAACCTCGAACTTTATCTGTGAATGATTACagtgaaaaaaagacagactATTGTGTAGACCATTGTTGCCTCTCATTCGTCAGGAAACTGCACTGCATGAGGAACAACATCCACATGAATCTGTTTGCCTCCTTCATCCTACGAGCACTGTCTATCCTCATCAAAGATGCTCTGTTGGAGGCCAACATCACATCGCAGGACCTCAGCAGTGACCAGGAGCAGGGATTCCCCCGGGCATCGATGCCTCCGGTGGAGCTACTGGTCAACAATGAGGTCAGTAGTGATCTGCAGCTCAGCAACAAGCTATAAAAGGGGGTGTTTCACAgggttatgtgtttttttttctttagaggAGGGTAGTGTCTAAAGTAGAGTAGTGCAGTTTTATTTCCTGGGTAGTTTTGCAATTTTAAAAATTGAAATATAACATTTACCTTCCCTCCATGTACAATCCCTGAGGACTTGGGACAAtgccaaacacaacaaaaaacactCAAAGCTGCACAATCCTGCAAATTTGTATCTTTAATAATTTCATCTACAACTGGACCATGGTCTGCATCAAAGTACTCATTACCATGCTGGTTATCTGATGCAGCCATTATGTTTGTATACCCTATAAATAATATGCATAATTTAGGTGTCGaccgatactgttttttcaaggccgataccaatacctgttattagtagttaatgaaaccgatgaCCAATATTTGGAAcggatatgcatttacagtgaaaattaaaatctttaagtcaaaattaggTTTTTGGAATgtaacaaactccaacacaaaactatgttaaatgctttaagctatttttttttataatttagaaactttgaacataatacacagtaaaagatagtcagatagtgttgtgggcgatacattaagtcagactcagtggtgagtgaacccaaagcagaaagacagacacagaactGTGGCGAAGCCAAAGtagcacactttttaattaattaacttgaTAGGTTATCAGGCAAAAACGCTGATActgataatctgcaaactgccaaaaaaacggcccgataatcggccagggACGATAATCAGTCTATCCGTAGTGCATAATaatagaatataaaaacatcatacatAAGGTCTATTAAAGAGTGTACAAAGAATGTGACCTGGTATGTGCTGCCATAATTATGATTTGTATAACAGTACAGTACAACTCTTTAAATAAGTAAATTGTACGAATAGAAATGGAATGGTATTCTTGTGAAAGTGTAATGGTAACCACAAATATAACTGTAGCAGCTAATTATTCATAACAGGGGGAGGGTCAGCCACATGAGTTGATGTGTAGAGTGCTTGTGTTTGGGGGTCACAGCTAGCTGACACTGGGTTTATAgttgctgctgttgtctgaatcCTGGCGGCAGAATGAGCTCCCACCTGCCACAGCACTGATCTCACCATTCACATCACTCTCATTAAATAATGTTTAACAGCAGACAACTTGATATTTTATCATGTGTAAAATAAACTTTTCTGCTGTTTTGCAGACAGTGGTTAGCTGTCGCATCGCCATGGTGATGATGCAGTACAGTATCATGGCCAACAGCTACTGGCTGCTGGTGGAAGGCATCTACCTCCACAACCTCCTGGTCATCACTGTGTTTACAGAGAGGAACTACTTCAAAATCTACCTGTGCATTGGCTGGGGTGAGCTGGGTGTCTGcaagtgtgtatttgtgtgtgggagtgtgtgtttgtgtggagtAATACGTCAGGGGATGCAAGGTGCTGTATGATgataaaattaaatgaaagcaGATAAATGTGAACAGCTGTAAAGTTGGTGTACAATATGACTGTTTTGCATTTAgacagcttttatttctttacaggTACCCCGTTAATATTCCTCGTGCCCTGGGTGATAGCTAAATACCTGTATGAAAATCAAGAGTAAGTTTCCACAGCACtctacctctctccctctctttctccatttCCTCACTCCTTCCATCAGACCCATCAGACAGTTTTGTCTGACAgcacatcatatcatcatattcCAAAAAAATATGGTCTTTCTCTTAAATGGTGATACTCATCAGTTCACGGTCAGTTTAACAGGAGGAATTCAACTTCTCACACAGGCACTTTTTTATCTTCTGCAGGACGCCAAATATGGAAACTGTGTCAGAACAGCAGTTGTGTTTGCACGTTTTTAATATTTCATGTTCCCAAAATTTATTATGCAACCTCTTGGGGTCTAGCCTACACACTTAAGGATACATTGCATTGTTaactaaaactttaaaaaacccATGACGGTGCATGTCAGTCTCTCACATTTCATCATCCAGGGAGAGGAAAGCTTTCTGCTTCTGCAGAACTGCAAAACAGTGTAACAAAATGTGTAATAGAGTGAGCCTTGTTTGAAAGCATGGGAGGTGTTTCTGGTTGTCTCTGACTGATCTTTGCTCCaacgcttttttttttcaggtgcTGGGAGCAAAATATAAACATGAATTACTGGTGGATCATCCGCTCCCCGATTCTGGTGGCAGTTGTGGTAATTTCCCCTTCCTCGCTCTCATTCTGTTGCTATCTACTAtttatttttccattacatttttGCCATATACTGTAAGTTTCTTATTATTTTTGCATTGACAATACATTGACAAAAAAGTGCAATTACCCTAAAATACCCACATATTTACCCACCACTCCtgcatttccactttttcattCCATTCATGCACTATACAATATTAAACACATCTCATTTATTCATGAAGTGTAAAAGGATGTCTGTCCTTTAGGCCAAACATCTGGGGAAACATCTTAAGAGTCAAAGGTTTTCGGATTAAAGAAATATGATTTTTGCTACTACACAGTTTAGCTAACCCCTTTCCATACGTGTGACCAGGCCCTTTATTGTAGGCGTGCTCTACAAAAGGTCAGTTCTGACCTTTATATAAGTCTAATTTTTCATGCTCATATGTCCGGCCAGTTACACAGACATCCTGGCATTTTCCATGCATTAATCCTCCTTTTAAGTGGCCTGTATCTAACAGGAATTCCTGTGTTTGAGTTGTCGCAGAGATGGGAGGGCGGCTTCCCATTTCAGTGTTTCCCTCTTTTCCCTGATCCCAGTATGTTGTACATCAGTAGAACATTTCACTCAGTAGTAAacacttgtatgtgtgtgtgccgctGCAAGAATATGTGATTTTGCTATTGAAAGATCAAAGATCAAAGTCTACGCAAATATGAAataacatatacatacatataaagaTACTGTCACATTGCAGTGaacgcatatacagtatatggagtAGTTAAATCAGTTTTCTTATAATCTTGAGGACAAGGAGATATAGGAGATATAGAAAGCTGCATTTCATCCATCATGAAACTTAAGTGGTACATACTGGTGTAATTGTGAGTTGTTCTTTGGCATCTAACTTTTGCTAATTCCAGCTGttttactgaaaaaaaatgtattaatactgcaaataaatgtttctattaatcacaaaatgcaTAGACATATGACTGGACTGTACAAATTAGGTCCTTTCACTTCCTTTGTTCAGGCACCTGCAAATTACCAGTAACAACTTTAATTGTAAATGTAAAGGTCATGTCATAAGTGATTTGCATTTGAGGAACACCCACTGTTTCCTGAAATGTCAGCTGCTGTGAAGGAGTTCCCTTTCACAATGCGCTTTAATAATCATAAAGGGTCAGTTTACTCaaaccacaaaaaaacatgtttcgtACTTACCATTATTGGTATTAATCCAAGCAGAGAGTTTTGGTTTTGCCTGCCaaattttttagtttttcatcCGAGATTTCCTTTTTCCCTGTTCAACAGTTTTCAttagaaatacttttttttctgagtGTGTGCATTATGCTGTGTTTCTGGAAAAACacattgctgttgtgtttttcaaatACAATGTCCGGTGTTTTTGGGGGTGGCAGCCAATGTCAGCCAATGTCTCAAAACCTTTGCGCATAAAACCAAACCTTCTGCATGGCCTTCAAGATCTGTTTGTCATCTAATTAAAACTGTGATTATCAACACTGGTGTCTTTGTCTTTCACAGATCAACTTCCTTATCTTTATCCATATCATTAAAATTCTTGTGTCAAAACTTCGAGCGCACCAAATGAGATACACAGATTATAAATTCAGGTGAGTCTAAATGTTAAAACAGTTTTTCTATCTTTACGTTACATTATTCTCTCCATTtattctgtctttgtctctcatCCCTCTCCATCCATCTCAGGTTGGCTAAGTCGACTCTAACCCTGATCCCTCTGCTGGGCATCCATCCGGTGATCTTTATCTTTGTCACAGACGAGTCCACCAAGGCCACCATCGGATTGCGTCTCACCAAGCTCTTCTGCgacctcttcttctcctccttccaGGTTGGACTCTGAAAAAAGAACTTGAACCAAAGCATCTATTTACATTTTCGAGAACAACGACAACACCGATTATGAAACAACTCAGCATCGCCATTTAGCTTAGGGGTTCTAGTGAGAGCTGAGGCATTGATGAGGCATCTTATGGTTCATAATTCCCCCTGTATTTCCTGTACTGACACAACATTGAAAAAGAAAGCATATAATGTGTTTTAGGGAGAGATAGGAGAACTGAGCAATGGGGTAAGACATGATGAAATaggataaaaaagaaaatttaaaGCACAGCCTTTGTTCTTACATTGGAGTCAATCTTAACTTAAGAAGTGTAAGACGCACAACTGCAGCTGAGATTTACATTTATCTGCTAATCAAATCCAAATCTCAAAATTCACGCTATACCAAATTAACATAAAAAAGTTATTCTTTCATCTTGACTAAGTGTCGTATTAGATGCTTGTTCAGCGATCCGTTCAGAAGTTGCTGCTTGTCTGAGTTTCCTTTCCCCCAGACAACTTAGAAGAGCTGTATTTACTCATGTGTCAGGAGGGATTACATTAACGTAATGTACTGCTGTCTGTGCTGCTAACTGGCTGTGTCACACTGGGACATAATGACAGTGACCTTTTTGCTGAGGGGATACAGATGACGTGTGTCAAGATAACAGCCAATCACCAGGGGAATCGCCTTGATGAAGAGAGCGACAAGACGACAGGTGCAGCCATGAGACTTTCAACTTAAGTCTGAAGACATTCTAATGTGCATGTGATTGCACTCAGTGGTTTTGTCATAATGCAACAAACTTGCAACTGCCTCCAAAAGATGCACTACAACACATGGCGTCAAGTTTTCATAGCTTCAAACATTGGATTTTCAAAATAATGTGTGAGTGAATATTGTAGCTGTCATGACTTAATGATAGGGGAGTGACTCACTTTTGGTTGTCTCCACAGGGTCTCTTGGTGGCCATCTTGTACTGCTTTGTCAACAAAGAAGTGAGTCTCCTCAACTGCACGACAAAAATCACTTTGGTCAACCCCGGCTTTTCTCCCATCATGAAATTAATGTGGGGAAATAAACATTTTAGATTGTAGATTCTAGCTTATTACATTAGTGAGCTTGATGAAGTCTGAGGGATTTTAGCTGAGAGACAGAAGATCAAAGTCTCATATTATCAAAGGATCATGTTTTCCTGACAAATAGTTAGGAGATAACACCAGGGGGCAAGTTCTTCTACACAGCAAAGGGAGGTGTGAAGTACATAAACATGACGTGTGATTTCAAGAAAGGAGCTCAGGAAATGTATGTTGTAGAATGCATGACTCAAACAATCTCCTGTCATGAGCACAGCAACTGTTGTTCTTTTGGTGACTTAAAGATATGTATATAAACAGCTACTCTGAAGGGACACTTCAGGTCTTCTTCCATGCGCACGGATTAAAGAATCGGATTCACCACACCAGCGACTCTATACATTACTTTTTAAGAGAACAAGAAGAATTTCTAACACATTAATAacctctgctgttgtctctgtcctCACCTCAGGTGCAGTCGGAGATCCTGAAGAAGTGGAAGCGCTGGAAGCTAGGGAGGAACATCGAGGAGGAATATCGCCACACCTACAGCAATACccccaacacaaagacagctaGCCTGTTGAACCACGTCTCTCGACTGCCTCATCTCCCGGACATCGCCAAAACTTCTTCCCCGGTCTGTAGCCCTGAGGAGACGCACATGCTTGTGGCTGGATGCCACAACGGTATGGTCCACTGTAAGGGGGCAGGCCAGTGTGCCTCCCCGCTTCACGAGGTAACCATCAGCAACTGCACCCTACTGGAAGACATCAACCTTACAGACAAGGTGCAGTGTTACGAGGGTCAGAGAGAGAACGTGGAGAGCCACCTGTGAAAGAAGATGGGAACAAGAACTTGATAAAGAAACTTGGAGGGTGTTGAGCTCTCATCTAGCTCTGACATACTGCCCTGGGTGGCTGTGAAGAGCTGAGCGCTCTTTGCCCAGAGAATGGTGTCACTGGGAGACTGAGCGGTTCTAAGCCAGAGAACAGAGAATAATACGGCATACTCCCACACTGAGATGTCTAACGTGCTGCAAGCCTCATAAATGGATTTCTGTAGATGTGTGTTGGACAGTGAATGATACTGCTTCGTGTTGAACAATACAACAATGGCATCTCAAGGCAGATAAGTCAtgtaaaataataagaaaaaaaccctgaaacctCAAATAGGAAACACggcaacaaaacaagacaaaacaacaacaaaaagaaacaggGTCTTTGGTTGAGCCTCTGCTCTCATTTGTGCTGTGTatcaaatgtgtgttttatggTACTGGAAGTTAAAGGCAAACTGGACATTGAACTGCATACACAAAAAAGACCAAACAAGTTACTCAAAACAAGATGGtagggagtttttttttcttc
This window of the Sander lucioperca isolate FBNREF2018 chromosome 21, SLUC_FBN_1.2, whole genome shotgun sequence genome carries:
- the gcgra gene encoding glucagon receptor, translated to MSRLFLFSAMLIVSCSIEVSPAASLDKLKESWKLYMEECVRNNSRDPPSTGLVCNREFDNYACWPDGLPNTTVSVSCPWYLPWHHKVQRGMVYQECDVNGQWVTVKNTSECDSNDPSLQYYGHIRIMYTVGYSLSLVALVLALGILIFFRKLHCMRNNIHMNLFASFILRALSILIKDALLEANITSQDLSSDQEQGFPRASMPPVELLVNNETVVSCRIAMVMMQYSIMANSYWLLVEGIYLHNLLVITVFTERNYFKIYLCIGWGTPLIFLVPWVIAKYLYENQECWEQNINMNYWWIIRSPILVAVVINFLIFIHIIKILVSKLRAHQMRYTDYKFRLAKSTLTLIPLLGIHPVIFIFVTDESTKATIGLRLTKLFCDLFFSSFQGLLVAILYCFVNKEVQSEILKKWKRWKLGRNIEEEYRHTYSNTPNTKTASLLNHVSRLPHLPDIAKTSSPVCSPEETHMLVAGCHNGMVHCKGAGQCASPLHEVTISNCTLLEDINLTDKVQCYEGQRENVESHL